One window of Marinobacterium aestuarii genomic DNA carries:
- a CDS encoding amidoligase family protein, with protein sequence MHKRVGALMTPAHNFTREGQERRVGVEIELAGIELDDIARCIQATFGGRVERVSVCEQRVAGTEFGRFSLELDLRYLKKLGREQSHGHSSELENLATEALAAVASNLVPFEIVCPPIPFSRLEVLESLVQSLREAGALGTHGAARYAFGVHFNPELPALDSHTLVRYLKAYLCLHDWLGAREQTALVRRLSPFIQPFSREYCEQVLQSDYWPDQDGLIRDYLALNPTRNRALDMLPLLAWLDPAAVKAAVPDEKVNARPTLHYRLPNSDIDNPQWRLLDAWQDWQQVEALVQAPARLDALCRDYLVHRQRALPDWIAPWSEKVELWLADPS encoded by the coding sequence ATGCACAAGCGCGTGGGTGCTCTTATGACGCCTGCGCATAACTTCACCCGTGAGGGCCAGGAGCGGCGCGTCGGCGTCGAGATCGAGCTGGCCGGTATAGAGCTGGACGATATAGCCCGCTGTATTCAGGCTACCTTCGGTGGGCGGGTCGAACGGGTCTCGGTGTGTGAGCAGCGCGTGGCGGGCACCGAATTTGGCCGCTTCAGTCTGGAGCTGGACCTGCGCTATCTCAAAAAGCTCGGTCGCGAACAGAGCCACGGTCACAGCAGCGAACTGGAGAACCTGGCCACTGAGGCGCTGGCGGCCGTAGCCAGCAACCTGGTGCCCTTTGAAATCGTCTGTCCGCCGATTCCCTTTTCCCGCCTGGAGGTGCTGGAAAGCCTGGTGCAATCATTGCGCGAGGCCGGTGCCCTGGGCACCCACGGTGCCGCCCGTTATGCCTTCGGGGTGCACTTCAACCCCGAACTGCCGGCGCTGGATAGCCACACCCTGGTGCGTTATCTCAAGGCCTATCTGTGCCTGCATGACTGGCTGGGTGCGCGGGAGCAGACGGCACTGGTACGACGCCTGAGCCCCTTTATTCAGCCCTTTTCGCGGGAGTATTGCGAGCAGGTACTGCAGAGCGACTACTGGCCGGACCAGGACGGCCTGATCCGCGATTATCTGGCCCTGAACCCGACGCGAAACCGGGCGCTCGACATGCTGCCGCTGCTGGCCTGGCTTGATCCGGCAGCGGTGAAGGCTGCGGTGCCGGATGAAAAGGTCAATGCAAGGCCCACGCTGCATTACCGTCTGCCCAATTCCGATATCGACAATCCCCAGTGGCGCCTGCTGGATGCCTGGCAGGACTGGCAGCAGGTGGAAGCACTGGTACAGGCCCCCGCGCGGTTGGACGCACTGTGCCGAGATTATCTGGTTCACCGGCAGCGGGCGCTGCCGGACTGGATAGCACCCTGGTCTGAAAAGGTGGAGCTGTGGCTGGCCGACCCCTCATAG
- a CDS encoding gamma-glutamyl-gamma-aminobutyrate hydrolase family protein: MAGRPLIGVTGPDGGLAFAWWASSLAIWLAGGQALRLTPSRYQQHSHDRLQGLVIGGGDDIDPTLYGGHDDGRAPIDPERDRFEIEMIEHALQTRLPLLGICRGAQLINVVLGGSLHGDIRGLRCQTSNFRTPLPRKTALSAHRGVLSRVLGRERWSINSLHHQAIDRLGQGLVVAARDLDNFVQAVECEQGRLILGVQWHPEYLSYLAGQRRLFRYLIDCARLSEPESLDD, translated from the coding sequence GTGGCTGGCCGACCCCTCATAGGGGTTACAGGCCCGGATGGCGGACTTGCCTTCGCCTGGTGGGCCAGCAGTCTGGCGATCTGGCTGGCCGGTGGGCAGGCACTGCGCCTGACACCATCCCGTTATCAGCAGCACAGTCACGACCGTCTGCAGGGCCTGGTTATCGGCGGCGGGGATGACATAGATCCGACGCTGTACGGCGGGCATGATGACGGCCGAGCGCCGATCGACCCTGAGCGGGATCGCTTTGAAATAGAAATGATTGAACACGCCCTGCAGACTCGCTTGCCGTTGCTGGGTATCTGTCGCGGCGCCCAGCTGATCAATGTGGTGCTGGGGGGCTCGCTGCATGGCGATATTCGCGGTCTGCGCTGCCAGACCTCAAACTTCCGCACACCCTTGCCGCGCAAGACGGCGCTGAGTGCGCACAGGGGTGTGCTGAGCCGGGTGCTGGGACGTGAACGCTGGTCCATCAACAGTCTGCATCACCAGGCCATCGATCGGCTGGGGCAGGGGCTGGTGGTCGCCGCGCGGGATCTGGACAACTTTGTCCAGGCGGTGGAGTGCGAACAGGGGCGGTTGATTCTGGGGGTGCAGTGGCATCCGGAATATCTGTCCTATCTGGCGGGGCAGCGGCGGCTGTTTCGCTATCTGATAGACTGTGCGCGACTGAGCGAGCCCGAATCCCTTGATGACTGA
- a CDS encoding YqaA family protein has product MTEYLLLFGGAFAAATILPFYSEVYLAILLSEQPGNWAWLWLVATSGNTLGAVLNWWLGQYMLHYRERRWFPLKARELERAQRWFQRFGVWSLLFAWLPIGGDALTFIGGIMRVRLSYFVVLVGIGKGLRYLVVILFADALLF; this is encoded by the coding sequence ATGACTGAATATCTGTTGCTGTTTGGCGGCGCATTCGCTGCTGCCACCATTCTGCCGTTTTACTCCGAGGTTTATCTGGCAATTCTGCTGTCCGAACAACCAGGCAACTGGGCCTGGCTGTGGCTGGTTGCCACCTCGGGCAATACCCTGGGCGCGGTGCTCAACTGGTGGCTGGGGCAGTATATGCTGCATTATCGCGAGCGGCGCTGGTTTCCCCTCAAGGCACGGGAGCTGGAGCGGGCGCAGCGCTGGTTTCAGCGCTTTGGCGTCTGGAGCCTGCTGTTTGCCTGGCTGCCGATCGGCGGTGATGCGCTGACCTTTATCGGTGGCATCATGCGAGTGCGGCTGAGTTACTTCGTGGTGCTGGTGGGTATCGGCAAGGGGCTACGTTACCTGGTGGTGATCCTGTTCGCGGATGCACTGTTGTTTTAG
- a CDS encoding carboxymuconolactone decarboxylase family protein: protein MAESKLPKNYVQFRSRYKKLAGALDNLGKAVREEGPLDEKSAQLIQLAAAASIRSEGAVHSHCRRALDAGASPDEIRHAILLLTSTLGFPAMMAALSWVEDVLNAD, encoded by the coding sequence ATGGCCGAGTCAAAGCTTCCGAAAAACTATGTCCAGTTTCGCAGCCGGTACAAAAAGCTGGCCGGCGCACTGGATAACCTGGGCAAGGCGGTACGCGAGGAAGGTCCGCTGGATGAGAAAAGCGCCCAGCTGATTCAGCTCGCCGCCGCCGCCAGCATCCGCTCCGAAGGCGCCGTGCACAGCCACTGCCGCCGCGCGCTGGACGCCGGTGCCAGCCCAGATGAAATCCGCCACGCCATATTGCTGCTGACCAGCACCCTGGGGTTTCCCGCCATGATGGCTGCACTGAGCTGGGTAGAAGACGTGCTCAACGCGGACTAA
- the lnt gene encoding apolipoprotein N-acyltransferase — MFAMDRAVPLWLRALAAALAGGLTPLAFAPFGLWPLALGAPALLWLCLREQSARRGAWLGWLFGLGFYGVGISWVYVSIHTYGNASAWLAGLLTAAFVAALALLGAAQGWMYGRLFGRGGGQWLGFVGLWLIWEWVRSWLLTGFPWLYLGYPLIDTPLALWAPVGGVWALSLIAVLLGTGLVQLLLARTTRNRVLTATLLSLPLAGIALLPLSWTQTSGAPLKVALVQGNIPQQMKWESGRLLDIISHYQQLSLQAGQVDLLIWPETAIPSTLYRAERQLTPFVEALARSGTGFISGLPSVVQDNTDPARSIYHNSLAILTPEPAVYHKQRLVPFGEYVPLESWLRGLIDFFNLPMSAFSLPQNEQQPLPFGPHRIAAAICYEIAYPELVRRSSLDSDLLLTVSNDTWFGRSIAPDQHLQIARMRALENGRWLIRATNNGISALVDSQGQIRAQAPRYQSAVLVDHVQGMRGLTPYQRSGVWPALLIAVLLCSLALLSRLRASRPNSQSASHTTSRINPRP, encoded by the coding sequence ATGTTTGCGATGGATCGTGCTGTCCCGCTCTGGCTTAGAGCGCTGGCAGCCGCCCTCGCCGGTGGCCTGACGCCACTGGCTTTTGCCCCCTTTGGTCTCTGGCCGCTGGCGCTTGGCGCACCGGCACTGCTATGGCTCTGCCTGCGGGAGCAGTCCGCCCGCCGTGGGGCCTGGTTGGGCTGGCTGTTTGGGCTGGGCTTTTATGGCGTTGGCATTTCCTGGGTCTATGTCAGCATTCATACCTACGGCAATGCCTCGGCATGGCTGGCTGGGCTACTTACCGCTGCCTTTGTTGCCGCACTGGCGCTGCTGGGCGCCGCCCAGGGCTGGATGTACGGCCGCCTGTTTGGCCGTGGCGGCGGCCAGTGGCTCGGTTTTGTCGGCCTCTGGCTGATCTGGGAATGGGTGCGCAGCTGGTTGCTGACCGGCTTTCCCTGGCTCTACCTGGGTTACCCGCTGATCGACACCCCGCTGGCACTCTGGGCACCGGTGGGCGGCGTCTGGGCGCTGAGCCTGATCGCCGTACTGCTGGGCACAGGTCTGGTGCAACTGCTGCTGGCACGCACGACCCGCAACCGTGTGCTGACGGCAACGCTGCTCAGCCTGCCGCTGGCCGGCATCGCCCTGCTGCCGCTGAGCTGGACACAGACCTCAGGCGCGCCACTCAAGGTCGCACTGGTGCAGGGCAATATTCCGCAGCAGATGAAATGGGAATCGGGCCGCCTGCTCGACATCATCAGCCACTATCAGCAGCTGAGCCTGCAGGCAGGCCAGGTTGATCTGCTGATCTGGCCCGAAACCGCCATCCCCTCGACCCTGTACCGGGCCGAGCGCCAGCTCACACCCTTTGTCGAGGCACTTGCGCGCAGCGGCACCGGATTTATCTCGGGCCTGCCCTCGGTGGTGCAGGACAACACCGACCCTGCCCGCAGCATTTACCACAACAGCCTGGCGATCCTGACGCCCGAGCCCGCGGTTTATCACAAGCAGCGACTGGTACCCTTTGGCGAGTATGTGCCGCTGGAATCCTGGCTGCGCGGCCTGATCGATTTTTTCAATCTGCCGATGTCGGCCTTTAGCCTGCCCCAAAACGAACAGCAGCCGCTGCCGTTCGGGCCGCACCGCATAGCCGCAGCCATCTGCTACGAGATTGCCTACCCGGAGCTGGTACGGCGTTCAAGCCTGGATTCCGACCTGCTGCTGACCGTATCCAACGATACCTGGTTCGGCCGCTCCATAGCACCCGATCAGCATCTGCAGATCGCCCGCATGCGGGCACTGGAAAACGGTCGCTGGCTGATCCGGGCCACCAACAATGGCATCAGCGCACTGGTGGACAGCCAGGGCCAGATACGCGCCCAGGCGCCGCGTTACCAGAGCGCCGTGCTGGTTGATCATGTGCAGGGCATGCGCGGCCTGACACCCTATCAGCGCAGCGGCGTCTGGCCGGCACTGCTAATCGCTGTACTCTTGTGCAGCCTGGCGCTGCTCTCCCGCCTGCGCGCATCACGCCCGAACTCCCAAAGCGCCTCCCATACCACTTCGCGCATAAACCCGCGCCCCTGA
- a CDS encoding HlyC/CorC family transporter, protein MSVDRSGGQPRSWFGRLAQAFADEPRTQEDLLYLLRESVEDNVLSLEALGIIEGAMQVAEMQVRDVMVPRSQMVVVQVEQSPRDFLPLIISSAHSRFPVIGESPDEVLGILLAKELLPLILEDNSDNFDIRNALRPVTVIPESKRLNTLLQEFRATRNHMAVVVDEYGGIAGLITIEDVLEQIVGEIEDETDIDDDDGNIRPFDDNGYIVKALTPIEDFNEYFDVGLSDDDFDTIGGLVTQRFGHLPRKDESVELDEFTVKVLSADNRRIRLLQVSRQSR, encoded by the coding sequence ATGAGCGTTGACCGATCGGGGGGCCAACCCCGAAGTTGGTTTGGCCGCCTTGCGCAGGCCTTTGCCGACGAACCCCGCACCCAGGAAGACTTGCTCTATCTGCTGCGCGAATCCGTAGAGGACAATGTCCTCAGCCTTGAAGCCCTCGGTATTATCGAGGGCGCCATGCAGGTAGCCGAAATGCAGGTGCGCGACGTCATGGTCCCGCGCTCGCAGATGGTGGTGGTGCAGGTAGAGCAGTCGCCGCGCGACTTTCTGCCCCTGATCATCTCCAGCGCCCACAGCCGCTTCCCGGTGATAGGCGAAAGCCCCGACGAAGTGCTGGGTATTTTGCTGGCCAAGGAGCTGCTGCCGCTGATTCTGGAAGATAACAGCGACAACTTCGATATCCGCAACGCCCTGCGTCCGGTAACGGTGATTCCCGAATCCAAGCGCCTCAACACCCTGCTGCAGGAGTTCCGCGCCACGCGCAACCACATGGCGGTGGTGGTGGATGAGTACGGCGGCATTGCCGGCCTGATCACCATCGAGGACGTGCTGGAACAGATCGTCGGCGAAATCGAGGATGAAACCGACATTGACGACGATGACGGCAATATCCGCCCGTTCGACGACAATGGCTACATCGTCAAGGCACTGACCCCCATTGAGGACTTTAACGAGTATTTCGATGTTGGCCTGTCCGACGATGACTTCGACACCATAGGCGGCCTTGTCACCCAGCGCTTCGGCCATCTGCCGCGCAAGGACGAGAGCGTTGAGCTGGACGAATTCACCGTCAAGGTACTGTCCGCCGACAACCGCCGCATTCGTCTGCTGCAGGTCAGCCGCCAGTCCCGTTAA
- the ybeY gene encoding rRNA maturation RNase YbeY: protein MKPSIEVQLATEAADIPGEAQFQIWVEAALKGRFDGGELCVRVVDSSESQALNLQYRGKDKPTNVLSFPFEVPEGIELDLLGDLVICAEVVAHEAAEQQKPLLDHWAHLVIHGTLHLLGYDHIKDEDAEEMEALERQLLADLSIPDPYQER from the coding sequence TTGAAACCCAGCATAGAAGTGCAACTGGCCACAGAAGCGGCCGATATCCCCGGGGAAGCGCAGTTCCAGATCTGGGTCGAGGCCGCCCTTAAAGGCCGCTTCGATGGCGGTGAACTCTGTGTTCGCGTGGTCGATAGCAGCGAGAGTCAGGCGTTGAACCTGCAGTACCGTGGCAAGGACAAGCCCACCAACGTACTGTCCTTCCCCTTCGAGGTGCCTGAGGGTATCGAACTCGACCTGCTCGGTGATCTGGTCATCTGTGCCGAGGTCGTCGCACATGAAGCTGCTGAGCAGCAAAAGCCCCTGCTCGATCACTGGGCGCATCTGGTTATTCACGGAACCTTGCATCTGCTGGGTTACGATCATATAAAGGACGAGGATGCCGAAGAGATGGAAGCACTGGAACGGCAATTGCTTGCCGACCTGTCCATCCCGGATCCTTACCAGGAACGCTAA
- a CDS encoding PhoH family protein → MNTAQTLRLTLEPDNIEHLANLCGQLDEHIKLIEQRLHIEIRNRGNHFQLIGDLEIVRVVAEMLQNLYKEAGAGVQLTPEAVHLQLQQSGVELLQNRIDQGSAGGDVSIRTKKVHIRPRGENQQQYVRAIRSRDVNFGIGPAGTGKTYLAVACAVEALEREEVSRILLVRPAVEAGEKLGFLPGDLAQKVDPYLRPLYDALYEMLGFERVTKLIERNIIEVAPLAYMRGRTLNGSFVILDESQNTTREQMKMFLTRIGFGSTAVITGDITQVDLPKHIQSGLRHAMEVLGDVEEIGFTHFSAKDVVRHPLVQHIVRAYERYELEQANASASGVHPS, encoded by the coding sequence TTGAACACTGCGCAAACGCTACGCCTGACCCTCGAACCTGACAATATCGAACACCTGGCCAACCTCTGTGGCCAGCTCGATGAGCACATCAAACTGATAGAACAACGCCTGCATATCGAAATCCGTAATCGCGGCAATCACTTTCAGCTGATTGGCGATCTGGAAATCGTGCGCGTTGTCGCCGAAATGCTGCAGAACCTCTACAAGGAAGCCGGCGCCGGCGTACAGCTGACGCCCGAAGCCGTGCACCTGCAGTTGCAGCAATCCGGTGTCGAGCTGCTGCAAAACCGCATCGACCAGGGCAGCGCTGGCGGCGACGTCAGCATCCGTACCAAGAAGGTCCATATACGCCCGCGTGGTGAAAACCAGCAGCAGTATGTGCGCGCCATCCGCAGCCGCGACGTCAACTTCGGCATAGGCCCCGCCGGTACCGGCAAGACCTATCTGGCCGTAGCCTGCGCGGTGGAAGCGCTGGAGCGTGAAGAAGTCAGCCGCATTCTGCTGGTGCGCCCGGCGGTGGAGGCGGGCGAAAAGCTCGGTTTTCTGCCCGGCGATCTGGCCCAGAAAGTAGACCCTTACCTGCGCCCACTGTACGACGCCCTCTATGAAATGCTGGGGTTTGAGCGCGTCACCAAACTGATCGAGCGCAACATCATCGAAGTGGCACCGCTGGCCTATATGCGCGGACGCACGCTCAACGGCTCCTTCGTGATTCTGGATGAAAGCCAGAACACCACCCGCGAGCAGATGAAGATGTTCCTCACCCGCATCGGTTTTGGCTCTACCGCCGTGATTACCGGTGACATCACCCAGGTCGATCTGCCCAAGCACATCCAGTCGGGCCTCAGGCACGCCATGGAAGTACTCGGGGATGTCGAGGAGATTGGCTTTACCCATTTCTCGGCCAAGGATGTGGTGCGTCATCCGCTGGTACAGCACATAGTGCGCGCCTACGAACGCTATGAGCTGGAACAGGCCAACGCCTCGGCGTCAGGAGTCCACCCGTCTTGA
- the miaB gene encoding tRNA (N6-isopentenyl adenosine(37)-C2)-methylthiotransferase MiaB translates to MAKKLFIKTHGCQMNEYDSSRMADLLGESHALELTDNPEDADVLLLNTCSIREKAQEKVFHQLGRWRKLKDRNPDLVIGVGGCVASQEGEAIYKRAPYVDMIFGPQTLHRLPEMIDLTHQGQKGVVDVSFPEIEKFDHLPAPKVEGAEAFVSVMEGCSKYCTFCVVPYTRGEEVSRPLDSVLAECQELAEQGVREVNLLGQNVNAYSGATADGDSADLAELIRRVAAIDGLDRIRFTTSHPVEFNDNLIDAYADVPELVSHLHLPVQSGSDRILMAMKRGHTALEYKSKLRRIRKLRPEISFSSDFIVGFPGETEADFEATMNLIQDIGFDNSFSFVYSRRPGTPAADLPDTVSEDTKKLHLKILQERIIQQAMGISRRMVGSVQRILVNGYSRKDPGELSGRTENNRVVNFRSTNPDLIGHFADIRILEAYANSLRGELISSELDQTH, encoded by the coding sequence ATGGCGAAGAAGCTGTTTATCAAAACCCATGGCTGCCAGATGAACGAGTACGATTCGTCCCGTATGGCAGATCTGCTGGGTGAAAGCCATGCGCTGGAGCTGACAGACAACCCGGAAGATGCGGATGTGCTGCTGCTCAACACCTGTTCGATACGTGAAAAAGCCCAGGAAAAGGTGTTCCATCAGCTCGGCCGCTGGCGCAAGCTCAAGGATCGCAACCCCGACCTGGTAATAGGTGTGGGCGGCTGCGTCGCCAGCCAGGAAGGCGAAGCCATCTATAAGCGTGCGCCCTATGTGGACATGATCTTTGGCCCGCAAACCCTGCACCGCTTGCCGGAAATGATCGATCTGACCCACCAGGGCCAGAAAGGCGTGGTGGATGTCAGCTTCCCGGAAATCGAGAAGTTCGATCACCTGCCCGCCCCCAAGGTCGAGGGTGCCGAAGCCTTCGTATCGGTGATGGAAGGCTGCAGCAAGTACTGCACCTTCTGTGTGGTGCCCTACACCCGTGGCGAAGAAGTCAGCCGCCCGCTGGACAGCGTACTGGCGGAATGCCAGGAACTGGCCGAACAGGGCGTGCGTGAAGTGAACCTGCTGGGGCAGAACGTCAATGCCTATAGCGGCGCTACGGCCGATGGCGATAGCGCGGACCTGGCCGAGCTGATCCGGCGGGTTGCCGCCATAGACGGCCTCGACCGCATTCGCTTTACCACCTCCCACCCGGTGGAATTCAACGACAATCTGATCGACGCCTACGCCGACGTACCGGAACTGGTCAGCCATCTGCACCTGCCGGTGCAAAGTGGCTCGGACCGCATACTGATGGCCATGAAACGCGGCCATACTGCGCTTGAATACAAATCCAAGCTGCGCCGTATTCGCAAGCTGCGCCCGGAGATCAGCTTCTCGTCGGACTTTATCGTCGGCTTCCCCGGCGAAACCGAAGCGGATTTTGAGGCCACCATGAACCTGATTCAGGACATCGGCTTCGATAACTCATTCAGCTTCGTCTACAGCCGTCGCCCGGGCACACCGGCCGCCGACCTGCCGGACACTGTGTCGGAAGACACCAAAAAGCTGCACCTGAAGATTCTGCAGGAGCGTATCATCCAGCAGGCGATGGGGATTAGCCGTCGCATGGTGGGCAGCGTGCAGCGCATTCTGGTGAACGGCTACTCAAGGAAAGACCCGGGCGAACTGTCGGGACGCACCGAGAACAACCGCGTCGTCAACTTCCGTTCCACCAATCCGGACTTGATCGGCCACTTTGCCGATATCCGGATTCTGGAGGCTTACGCCAACTCGCTTCGCGGGGAACTGATCAGCTCGGAGCTTGATCAAACGCACTGA
- a CDS encoding DUF1820 family protein, translating into MTSDERMYRVQFINQDQVYELYARHVSQSEMWGFIEIEDFVFGSRSELLVDPGEEKLKKQFGDVKRSYIPMQAIIRIDEVRQQGVPKISEARGSVTAFPLSIPPRRDR; encoded by the coding sequence ATGACCAGTGACGAACGAATGTATCGGGTGCAATTCATCAATCAGGATCAGGTGTACGAGCTCTATGCGCGCCATGTGTCCCAGAGCGAGATGTGGGGCTTTATCGAGATCGAGGACTTTGTCTTTGGCAGCCGTTCCGAGCTGCTGGTGGATCCAGGCGAGGAAAAACTGAAAAAGCAGTTCGGGGATGTAAAGCGATCTTATATCCCGATGCAGGCCATCATCCGTATCGACGAAGTCCGTCAGCAAGGGGTGCCCAAGATCAGCGAAGCGCGTGGCAGTGTTACGGCCTTCCCGTTGTCGATACCACCACGCAGGGATCGCTAG
- the epmB gene encoding EF-P beta-lysylation protein EpmB: MNLPVTLLDDWQQLLSHTIDDPAELLRLLELPDALLTPALAAAGDFPLRVPRPYLNRIRKGDPDDPLLRQVLPLGAERLQVPGYVTDPLAEMAANHHDGLIHKYKGRVLLILTGACAINCRYCFRRHFPYDDNRLGPEQWQQVLAYLHQQPQVNEVIFSGGDPLATSDKRLARMIRDLAEIPHLSRIRVHSRLPVVIPQRVTDSLVEALTGTRLQSVMVLHANHANEIDTEVDLAVNRLKRAGLTMLNQSVLLRGVNDSVEALQALSERLFAAGVLPYYLFVLDAVAGAAHFDVSDDEAKALMQALQAELPGFLLPRLAREIPGRPSKTLLALGGDSTA; the protein is encoded by the coding sequence ATGAATCTTCCGGTAACACTGCTCGATGACTGGCAGCAGCTGCTCAGTCATACCATTGACGATCCCGCCGAGCTGCTGCGCCTGCTGGAACTTCCCGATGCGCTGCTGACACCTGCCCTGGCTGCAGCCGGCGACTTCCCGCTACGAGTGCCCAGGCCCTATCTCAACCGTATCCGCAAAGGCGACCCGGATGATCCTCTGCTGCGCCAGGTGCTGCCGCTTGGCGCCGAGCGTCTGCAGGTGCCGGGTTATGTCACCGACCCGCTGGCAGAAATGGCCGCCAATCACCATGATGGCCTGATCCACAAGTACAAGGGACGGGTACTGCTGATCCTCACCGGCGCCTGCGCCATCAACTGCCGCTACTGCTTTCGGCGCCACTTTCCCTACGACGACAATCGCCTGGGGCCGGAACAGTGGCAGCAAGTGCTGGCGTATCTGCACCAGCAACCACAGGTCAATGAAGTCATTTTCTCCGGCGGTGATCCGCTGGCCACCAGCGACAAGCGCCTGGCCCGCATGATCCGGGATCTGGCCGAGATTCCCCACCTCAGCCGCATCCGCGTGCACAGCCGGCTGCCGGTCGTGATTCCCCAGCGGGTGACGGATAGCCTGGTCGAGGCTCTTACCGGTACTCGCCTGCAATCTGTAATGGTGCTGCACGCCAACCATGCCAACGAGATCGACACCGAGGTGGATCTGGCCGTCAACCGGCTCAAGCGCGCCGGCCTGACCATGCTGAACCAGTCGGTGCTGCTGCGCGGCGTGAACGACAGCGTTGAAGCATTACAAGCACTCAGCGAGCGACTCTTTGCCGCAGGCGTACTACCCTATTATCTGTTTGTACTGGATGCCGTGGCGGGCGCCGCTCATTTTGATGTCAGCGACGACGAGGCAAAAGCCTTGATGCAGGCACTGCAGGCCGAACTGCCCGGCTTTCTGCTGCCGCGCCTTGCACGGGAGATTCCGGGGCGCCCTTCGAAAACCCTACTGGCGCTCGGAGGAGACAGTACCGCCTGA
- the efp gene encoding elongation factor P has product MANYSANQFKNGLKIMLDGDPCTMTDVEFVKPGKGQAFTRVKMRNLISGRTWEKTFKSNESAEGADVMDRDMEYLYSDGEMWHFMEPATFEQFAADKNAVGDAHQWLKEQDRSMITLWNGNPISVTPPNFVELAVTETDPGVKGDTAQGGSKPATLSTGAVVRVPLFIEEGDILKIDTRTGGYVSRA; this is encoded by the coding sequence ATGGCAAATTACTCTGCGAACCAGTTCAAGAACGGCCTGAAAATCATGCTCGACGGTGATCCCTGCACCATGACGGACGTCGAGTTCGTCAAACCGGGTAAAGGTCAGGCGTTCACCCGTGTAAAAATGCGCAACCTGATTTCCGGCCGTACCTGGGAAAAGACCTTCAAGTCCAACGAATCGGCGGAAGGCGCTGATGTCATGGACCGCGACATGGAATACCTCTACTCCGACGGCGAGATGTGGCACTTCATGGAGCCTGCCACTTTCGAACAGTTCGCCGCTGACAAGAATGCCGTGGGCGATGCGCACCAGTGGCTAAAAGAACAGGACCGCAGCATGATCACGCTGTGGAACGGCAACCCGATCTCCGTTACACCGCCCAACTTTGTTGAGCTGGCCGTAACGGAAACCGATCCCGGCGTTAAGGGCGACACTGCCCAGGGCGGCTCCAAGCCGGCAACCCTGAGCACCGGCGCCGTGGTTCGCGTACCGCTGTTTATCGAAGAAGGCGATATTCTGAAAATCGATACCCGCACCGGTGGCTACGTCAGCCGCGCCTGA